Proteins encoded together in one Flavobacteriales bacterium window:
- a CDS encoding T9SS type A sorting domain-containing protein, translating into MKKHYALALCAGLIGFSLQAQPPCLANTWLLPAGQSAVSTWNAPALPPTTSGNVATTSTAGSPTVTVLSAAGLVVGMAVTGPNIPAGTTITGIGVPTATSITLSQAATGTGTNVLHNYATTAPWPNSFPPNNPVSPGTGSNGAACSVCPAVFSANMCSGQYFQYYMCVGNVYTISMCGAATAWNSSLAITTTAGTALATVTPPSWNDDGCGTAGGHATITYAPSVTGNFRIRLWNNTCSVSAQCGTVQIACNPVPPPPLNDEPANATSLGSPAPTTCTMVGGSVAWATQSAGTPSGCTTGGCATASGSYSGYDVWYSVGVPASGNLSVILQEISAQNIAFAVYTGVPGALTIVANSCNCNDFVSLSGLAGGTTVYIRVWPQTGAPNMGSFQLCAYEPIPPPNDSPCGATGPYALPVPTSCGLTPFSTQNATALPPLYTAPAPSCGTPLAGGDVWFAAVMPATGSMTINTQAGTLSDMAMSVYTVSSGTMTTNCATQGAVTLAEVGCNDNFGASTMPNLTIGGTPGLTYYIRMWNKTTAFGTASICAVQNVPPPNDNPCGALALQVNSGCYFQAPYSTQFATITGGTAPSVLSIPNPSCNGGPYNSDVWFTATVPASGQLVLDTDDMQMTDGGYAVYTGTGTCAGNNLSLTQVPAGNGGCSVGGSTNGGAMPTSTVTGLTPGATVYIRVWRQSGNDGNFLLCARNPATPAPCAYTLRLQDSAGDGWNGGFVTVCINASCTNYTVFGSLSTVVFSAPLGANVTISYTPAGGFQNQVSYSLLANNGFTMFASANPPASGLNHVFTVNSTCNVPPAPISDCIGAQQICNAQAFTFAPGNFGNSQDLNPANRGCMLANERQGVWLRFTTNAAGTIAFNVSVTPGTDYDFALWGPYAGTPPCPPATPPIRCNWSAVANTTGLSTTALNATEGAGGPPFSSAVPVLANQTYLLYIDNYSMNGLSFTLNWNNTPNTILDCNLLPVEWLDLKAEAQGPEVLVSWLTASEQHSDYFRVDRSEDGTAFRPIGTVQAAGTSSAPTGYAFVDKQPVNGLNYYRVEQIATNGDGQLSPVVSVMMRAGGTLMVYPNPAGESLWASFESPNESQASWRIVDASGRAVAWGRTSTTAGMNQVELPLTMDAGSYLIELMDERGGMLGHARFVKR; encoded by the coding sequence ATGAAGAAGCATTACGCACTCGCGCTCTGCGCCGGCCTGATCGGGTTCTCGCTGCAAGCGCAGCCGCCTTGCCTAGCGAACACGTGGCTATTACCAGCTGGGCAATCTGCTGTGAGCACTTGGAACGCACCGGCATTGCCACCCACAACCAGCGGCAATGTGGCCACCACCTCAACGGCAGGCAGCCCAACGGTCACGGTTCTTTCCGCTGCCGGCTTGGTGGTGGGCATGGCCGTAACGGGCCCGAACATCCCGGCAGGCACCACCATCACAGGCATCGGGGTCCCCACCGCCACCAGCATCACCTTGAGCCAGGCCGCCACAGGCACGGGCACGAACGTGCTGCACAACTACGCTACGACCGCGCCTTGGCCGAACAGCTTCCCCCCCAACAACCCGGTCTCACCAGGCACCGGCAGCAATGGCGCTGCCTGCTCCGTTTGCCCGGCCGTGTTCAGCGCGAACATGTGCTCCGGACAGTATTTCCAGTACTACATGTGTGTGGGCAACGTGTACACCATTTCCATGTGCGGTGCCGCCACCGCATGGAATTCTTCGCTGGCCATCACCACGACTGCGGGCACGGCGCTGGCCACGGTCACACCACCCTCCTGGAACGATGACGGCTGCGGCACCGCCGGAGGCCATGCCACGATCACCTACGCTCCGTCGGTCACCGGCAATTTCCGGATTCGCCTCTGGAACAACACCTGCTCGGTGAGCGCGCAATGCGGCACGGTGCAGATCGCCTGCAACCCGGTGCCTCCACCGCCTTTGAATGATGAGCCTGCGAACGCCACCAGCTTGGGTTCGCCGGCACCCACCACCTGCACCATGGTGGGTGGCAGCGTGGCATGGGCCACGCAATCGGCAGGCACGCCCAGCGGTTGCACCACGGGAGGCTGCGCCACTGCATCGGGTTCCTACAGCGGCTACGATGTGTGGTACAGCGTGGGTGTTCCGGCCAGCGGCAACCTCTCGGTGATCCTGCAGGAGATCAGCGCACAGAACATCGCCTTCGCTGTGTACACCGGCGTACCGGGCGCGCTCACCATCGTTGCGAACAGCTGCAATTGCAACGACTTCGTCTCGCTCAGCGGCCTCGCCGGAGGCACCACGGTCTATATCCGCGTTTGGCCGCAGACCGGCGCGCCCAACATGGGCAGTTTCCAGCTCTGCGCCTACGAGCCCATCCCACCGCCCAACGACAGCCCGTGCGGAGCCACCGGACCCTATGCCTTGCCTGTGCCCACGTCTTGTGGTCTTACGCCATTCAGCACGCAGAACGCAACAGCACTGCCCCCGCTCTACACCGCTCCCGCTCCAAGCTGCGGCACCCCGCTGGCCGGCGGCGATGTCTGGTTCGCAGCGGTGATGCCCGCCACGGGATCCATGACGATCAACACCCAGGCCGGCACGCTCAGCGACATGGCCATGTCGGTGTACACCGTCAGTTCCGGCACGATGACCACCAATTGCGCCACGCAAGGCGCGGTGACACTCGCTGAAGTAGGCTGCAACGACAACTTCGGGGCGAGCACCATGCCCAACCTGACGATCGGCGGCACCCCAGGCTTGACCTATTACATCCGGATGTGGAACAAGACCACCGCCTTCGGAACAGCCAGCATCTGCGCGGTGCAGAACGTGCCGCCGCCGAACGACAACCCGTGCGGCGCGCTCGCGCTCCAGGTGAACAGCGGCTGCTACTTCCAGGCGCCCTACTCCACGCAGTTCGCCACCATCACCGGCGGCACCGCGCCCAGCGTGCTCAGCATCCCGAACCCGAGCTGCAATGGCGGCCCCTACAACAGCGACGTGTGGTTCACGGCCACCGTTCCCGCCAGCGGCCAATTGGTGCTCGACACCGATGACATGCAGATGACCGATGGCGGCTATGCCGTGTACACAGGCACCGGCACATGCGCCGGCAACAACCTGAGCCTGACGCAGGTCCCGGCCGGCAATGGCGGCTGCTCAGTGGGTGGCAGCACCAATGGCGGCGCCATGCCCACCAGCACGGTCACGGGCCTTACGCCGGGCGCAACGGTTTACATCCGCGTGTGGCGCCAGTCCGGCAACGACGGCAACTTCCTGCTCTGTGCCCGCAACCCGGCCACCCCTGCGCCATGCGCCTACACGCTGCGCTTGCAGGACAGTGCCGGTGATGGCTGGAACGGCGGCTTCGTGACCGTGTGCATCAACGCCTCCTGCACCAACTACACGGTGTTCGGCTCCCTGAGCACCGTGGTCTTCAGCGCGCCGCTCGGTGCGAACGTCACGATCTCGTACACGCCCGCCGGTGGCTTCCAGAACCAGGTGTCCTACAGCCTGCTCGCGAACAACGGCTTCACCATGTTCGCCAGTGCCAACCCGCCGGCCAGCGGCCTGAACCATGTGTTCACGGTGAACAGCACCTGCAATGTGCCACCAGCGCCCATCTCGGACTGCATCGGCGCGCAGCAGATCTGCAACGCGCAGGCCTTCACCTTCGCGCCGGGCAACTTCGGCAACTCACAGGACCTGAATCCCGCGAACCGCGGGTGCATGCTGGCCAACGAGCGGCAGGGCGTCTGGCTGCGCTTCACCACCAATGCCGCGGGCACCATCGCCTTCAACGTGTCAGTGACCCCCGGAACGGACTACGACTTCGCCCTGTGGGGTCCCTACGCAGGCACCCCGCCTTGCCCGCCTGCCACCCCGCCTATCCGTTGCAACTGGTCGGCTGTGGCGAATACCACCGGACTGAGCACCACGGCGCTGAACGCAACCGAAGGAGCCGGCGGCCCGCCGTTCTCCAGCGCAGTGCCTGTGCTGGCCAACCAGACCTATCTCCTGTACATCGACAACTACTCGATGAACGGCCTCTCGTTCACCTTGAACTGGAACAACACGCCGAACACGATCCTCGATTGCAACCTGCTGCCGGTGGAATGGCTGGATCTGAAGGCCGAGGCTCAAGGCCCTGAGGTGCTGGTGAGCTGGCTCACCGCCAGCGAGCAGCACAGCGATTATTTCCGCGTGGACCGCTCGGAGGATGGCACGGCCTTCCGCCCCATCGGCACGGTTCAGGCCGCAGGCACGAGCAGCGCACCGACGGGATACGCCTTCGTGGACAAGCAGCCCGTGAACGGCTTGAATTATTACCGCGTGGAGCAGATCGCCACCAATGGCGATGGCCAGCTCTCGCCTGTGGTTTCGGTGATGATGCGGGCCGGCGGCACACTCATGGTGTACCCCAACCCGGCCGGTGAGAGCCTGTGGGCCAGCTTCGAGTCGCCGAACGAAAGTCAAGCCAGTTGGCGGATCGTGGATGCCAGCGGGCGCGCAGTGGCATGGGGCCGCACCAGCACCACCGCTGGCATGAACCAGGTGGAATTGCCCTTGACCATGGATGCGGGCAGCTACCTAATCGAGCTCATGGATGAGCGTGGCGGCATGCTTGGCCACGCACGCTTCGTGAAACGGTAG
- a CDS encoding T9SS type A sorting domain-containing protein has product MVRHYARTAFAAALLLSGPAAHSQCPNDNTYWQTTTPTCPGSTVASTCLFGGEYQLINVVAGNTYTFSTCGTTLWDTQITLYNNAGGGSLGFNDDACGLQSSITWVATFTGQLRVLIDAFPCINLSSCATLTVNCSTPVVPPPGGCIYMLNMFDSFGDGWGASSVGVSINGGPFQYYTVTGTNNSVALPVMPGNSIVLTYNNAGPWQGENSYSLTLGGGAVFTSGTPPVAGVVYAGSVTCVPPPAPPEDCVGSITICNGQSFNNTTNNTGQVADLNLTSAGCLSALERQGTWYNFTPSASGQIGFTINPANPADDYDFAIYGPFPPGSTPGTICPPLSAPLRCSFAAPSGATGLNFTATDLTEGAAGDKWVRYLDVTVGQVYLLYISNFSQSGLAFSLGWDLQGGASLDCNVLNASLVGPEAQSASNQVLVGWTTLEEHGTATFGVERAEAGDDSFVAIGSVNAVGGPGLTKRYEFLDPNPRVGLNRYRLKVQDSGGAWEYSRTVDVMHGQLIAEPVISPNPTQDLATIRFEGKAEGALLIELFDGTGRTRMQVRANVNLGWNALDLPLAGLAEGHYLVRIQPEGGAPEHLRLAIAR; this is encoded by the coding sequence ATGGTTCGACACTACGCACGCACCGCCTTCGCGGCCGCCTTGCTCTTAAGCGGACCTGCAGCCCACAGCCAGTGCCCGAACGACAATACCTATTGGCAGACCACCACCCCGACCTGCCCGGGATCAACCGTGGCCAGCACTTGCCTGTTTGGCGGTGAGTACCAGCTCATCAACGTGGTGGCCGGCAACACCTACACCTTCAGCACGTGCGGCACCACGCTGTGGGATACGCAGATCACCCTGTACAACAACGCGGGTGGGGGCTCGCTCGGCTTCAATGACGATGCATGCGGCCTTCAGTCCAGTATTACCTGGGTCGCCACCTTCACTGGGCAGTTGCGCGTGCTGATCGATGCCTTCCCGTGCATCAACCTGAGTTCCTGCGCGACCTTGACGGTGAACTGCTCCACCCCGGTGGTTCCGCCGCCCGGCGGGTGCATCTACATGCTCAACATGTTCGACTCCTTCGGCGATGGCTGGGGGGCATCGAGTGTCGGCGTGAGCATCAACGGTGGCCCGTTCCAGTACTACACGGTAACCGGAACGAACAACTCGGTGGCCCTTCCGGTGATGCCGGGCAACAGCATCGTGCTCACCTACAACAACGCCGGGCCTTGGCAGGGAGAGAACAGCTACAGCCTGACCTTGGGTGGCGGCGCGGTATTCACGTCTGGCACACCGCCTGTCGCGGGCGTGGTGTACGCCGGCAGCGTGACCTGCGTGCCGCCTCCAGCGCCACCAGAGGACTGCGTCGGCAGCATCACCATCTGCAACGGCCAGAGCTTCAACAACACCACCAACAACACCGGGCAGGTGGCCGACCTGAACCTGACCAGCGCCGGCTGCCTCAGCGCGCTGGAACGGCAGGGTACCTGGTACAATTTCACCCCCAGCGCCAGCGGCCAGATCGGCTTCACCATCAACCCGGCCAACCCGGCCGATGATTACGACTTCGCCATCTATGGCCCCTTCCCCCCGGGCAGCACCCCTGGCACCATCTGCCCACCGCTCAGCGCCCCCTTGCGCTGCTCCTTCGCCGCCCCCAGCGGCGCCACCGGGCTCAACTTCACCGCCACCGACCTTACCGAAGGCGCCGCCGGCGATAAGTGGGTGCGCTACCTGGATGTGACCGTGGGCCAGGTGTACCTGCTCTACATCAGCAACTTCTCCCAGAGCGGTCTCGCCTTCAGCCTCGGTTGGGACCTGCAGGGCGGCGCCTCCTTGGATTGCAATGTCCTGAACGCCTCACTTGTGGGCCCGGAAGCGCAGAGCGCCAGCAACCAGGTCCTTGTGGGCTGGACCACGTTGGAAGAGCACGGCACCGCCACCTTCGGGGTGGAACGTGCCGAAGCGGGCGACGACTCTTTCGTGGCCATCGGTTCCGTGAACGCGGTGGGTGGACCTGGCCTGACGAAGCGGTATGAATTCCTGGACCCCAACCCGCGCGTCGGCCTGAACCGCTACCGGTTGAAAGTGCAGGACAGCGGCGGCGCTTGGGAGTACTCCCGCACGGTGGATGTGATGCACGGCCAACTCATCGCCGAGCCCGTGATCAGCCCGAATCCGACGCAGGACCTGGCCACGATCCGCTTCGAAGGCAAGGCGGAAGGCGCGCTGCTGATTGAGCTCTTCGACGGCACCGGCAGGACACGCATGCAGGTGCGGGCCAATGTGAACCTGGGCTGGAATGCCTTGGACCTGCCGCTGGCCGGATTGGCCGAAGGCCACTACCTGGTGCGCATTCAGCCTGAAGGCGGGGCCCCGGAGCATCTTCGGCTGGCCATTGCCCGTTGA